A region of Staphylococcus sp. IVB6181 DNA encodes the following proteins:
- a CDS encoding YSIRK-type signal peptide-containing protein (The YSIRK form of extended signal peptide directs nascent proteins to the cross-wall site, while signal peptides lacking YSIRK direct proteins instead to the cell pole. A large fraction of YSIRK proteins are surface proteins anchored by sortase-mediated processing of a C-terminal LPXTG motif.) yields MKKLDFLPNRQNKYSIRKFTVGTASILLGTILISGATEEAKAAETTDTGSQTSTSDTTGSTDTSSTQAAETGAQTTNTQTESNIQPTDSSKEASSSTETQAPSSSTSGTADSTTAPKTSDAPTADSTQTTDNSTSATQAPDAAPAPETKADATNDQLAGDTAADTSKTQTDSGSSADTAQPSTDQPSGQNDTSNTTAPDSASGTTSGTTEAPKADAQAPSGDSTTTSQTTEAPKTDAPKTDAPKADAPTGTTDNTTSETQAPEAPTS; encoded by the coding sequence ATGAAGAAATTGGATTTTTTACCTAATAGACAAAACAAGTATTCTATCCGTAAATTCACGGTAGGTACTGCGTCTATCTTATTAGGAACAATCTTGATTTCCGGGGCAACTGAAGAAGCAAAAGCTGCTGAAACAACAGATACAGGCAGCCAAACATCAACTTCTGATACTACCGGATCAACTGACACTTCAAGCACACAAGCTGCAGAAACAGGGGCACAAACGACAAATACACAAACTGAGTCAAATATTCAACCTACCGATAGTTCGAAAGAGGCATCGTCTTCTACAGAAACACAAGCACCATCATCAAGTACTTCAGGTACAGCAGATTCTACAACTGCACCGAAAACATCAGATGCACCGACAGCTGATAGTACACAAACAACTGACAATTCAACATCAGCTACACAAGCACCTGATGCTGCGCCAGCACCAGAAACTAAAGCGGACGCAACTAACGACCAGTTGGCAGGCGACACTGCAGCTGATACATCAAAAACACAAACTGATTCAGGATCATCAGCGGATACAGCTCAACCATCAACCGACCAACCATCAGGTCAAAATGATACATCAAATACAACTGCACCTGATTCAGCTTCAGGTACAACTTCAGGCACAACTGAAGCACCAAAAGCAGATGCACAAGCACCATCAGGCGACTCAACTACAACGTCTCAAACTACTGAAGCGCCAAAAACAGATGCACCAAAAACAGATGCACCAAAAGCAGATGCGCCGACTGGTACTACTGACAATACAACGTCAGAAACACAAGCACCAGAAGCACCAACATCTTAA